One window of Mucilaginibacter inviolabilis genomic DNA carries:
- a CDS encoding radical SAM protein, giving the protein MNLNTLVLKVASRCNLNCTYCYVYNLGDLTYQDQPKFMSVKVVEAILQKVSRHCEKHNIRSFHFVFHGGEPLLQSMAFFSGFIKKAREIIKPQTHLHFAVQTNGVLLTKEWCDFFLSEAITIGISLDGYEEIHDSKRVDHAGNGSYQKVIEAINLVNSYQGKLNLGILTVINTQADPDKLYQQIKELNIRSFNLLLPYASWDVPPPDWAKNRTVYADWLIKIFDRWYADDKPKPSIPIFEQILGLCIGLRQSSQYFGGEKLDFLIIETDGSIEVSGALKVCGHGMTKENMNILEMDLDAALQNNQLNLHYNSHQELPYPCSNCKVVSICGGGFLPNRYSALNGFNNRSVYCHDSLKLICHIHNTLMDSLPQKVLNKAKKNLLSYDNVFNEIHSMISY; this is encoded by the coding sequence ATGAATTTGAATACGCTCGTTTTAAAAGTAGCAAGCAGATGTAATCTGAATTGCACCTATTGCTACGTTTACAACCTGGGCGATTTAACCTACCAGGATCAGCCGAAGTTCATGTCGGTAAAGGTGGTTGAAGCGATTTTGCAAAAAGTATCGCGGCATTGTGAAAAGCATAATATCAGGAGTTTTCATTTTGTTTTTCATGGAGGCGAACCTCTTTTACAAAGTATGGCGTTTTTCTCCGGCTTTATTAAAAAGGCCAGGGAGATTATTAAACCGCAAACGCATCTCCATTTTGCTGTTCAAACCAATGGTGTGCTTTTGACCAAAGAGTGGTGCGACTTTTTTTTGTCAGAAGCAATAACCATCGGTATCAGTTTAGATGGTTACGAGGAAATTCATGACAGCAAACGTGTTGATCATGCGGGTAACGGATCATATCAAAAAGTTATAGAAGCTATTAACCTGGTGAATAGTTACCAGGGCAAGCTTAACCTGGGCATACTAACGGTTATTAATACCCAGGCAGATCCGGATAAGCTATACCAGCAGATAAAGGAGCTAAATATCAGGAGCTTTAATTTGCTTTTGCCTTATGCTTCCTGGGACGTTCCGCCACCTGACTGGGCCAAAAACCGGACCGTATATGCCGACTGGCTGATCAAGATTTTTGACCGCTGGTATGCTGATGATAAGCCTAAACCATCCATTCCCATATTTGAGCAAATACTGGGTTTGTGTATAGGTTTAAGGCAAAGCTCACAATACTTTGGAGGTGAAAAGCTCGATTTTTTGATCATTGAAACCGATGGAAGTATTGAAGTTTCAGGTGCGTTAAAAGTATGCGGCCATGGCATGACCAAAGAGAATATGAATATTCTGGAAATGGATCTGGATGCCGCATTACAAAATAACCAGCTGAACCTGCATTATAATAGTCACCAGGAGTTGCCTTATCCGTGTAGCAATTGTAAGGTTGTAAGTATTTGCGGCGGTGGGTTTTTGCCCAACCGGTACAGCGCGCTAAATGGGTTTAACAATCGCTCGGTTTACTGTCATGATTCGCTTAAGCTGATCTGTCATATCCACAATACATTGATGGATAGTTTGCCGCAAAAGGTTTTAAATAAAGCAAAAAAGAATTTGCTTTCGTACGATAATGTTTTTAATGAAATACATTCAATGATAAGCTATTAA
- a CDS encoding radical SAM protein — MQTQIAEKPETLEVVHHSPNPSNPTSKVDFLVLKIASRCNLNCSYCYMYNLGDKTYMQQPKFMSEEVIDTMLARVIEHVKKHNLTAFAFGFHGGEPLLAGKQFFINFVNKTNALFEKHNITPNYFIQTNGVLLTRSIGKLFNELKIQIGVSLDGTEEINDAFRVDHKGRGSYQRVVAGIHKLEDNRNPVTGKYRVGLLNVMNLNCDPVELYYHYANVVNVESFDLLFPIANHRVGPYVPSKGPFSKSLTPYADWMLIMFHLWFNDKSESRPHIRLFDMLIKQVLGASASLDSIGNKDNGLLVIETDGGIEPSDVLKSCGNAITKQGLNVKTNALDDALDKKLVATYVHNGQYLSETCKRCPIVEMCGGGYMPHRYSPDNGFDNPSVYCKDLIKLISEIQSTVVDNLPKEILDLYPLGKLNYTEIINEIYAQSYAS; from the coding sequence ATGCAAACCCAAATAGCAGAAAAACCCGAAACCTTAGAGGTGGTGCATCACTCACCTAACCCATCAAACCCAACAAGCAAGGTTGATTTTTTGGTTTTAAAAATAGCCAGCAGGTGCAATCTGAATTGTAGCTATTGCTACATGTACAATTTGGGCGATAAAACTTATATGCAGCAGCCAAAGTTTATGAGCGAAGAGGTAATTGATACCATGCTTGCCCGTGTTATTGAGCATGTTAAAAAACATAACTTAACCGCTTTTGCTTTTGGTTTTCATGGTGGTGAGCCGCTGCTGGCCGGCAAGCAGTTTTTTATAAACTTTGTTAACAAAACAAACGCCCTGTTTGAAAAACATAACATTACTCCAAACTATTTTATTCAAACCAACGGCGTGTTGCTTACCCGCAGCATTGGTAAATTATTTAATGAGCTGAAGATCCAGATAGGTGTAAGTTTAGATGGCACCGAAGAAATCAATGATGCTTTCCGGGTTGATCATAAAGGCCGCGGAAGCTATCAAAGGGTGGTAGCCGGGATACATAAATTAGAGGATAACAGAAATCCTGTAACCGGTAAGTACAGAGTTGGTTTGTTGAATGTGATGAACCTGAACTGCGATCCGGTTGAACTATACTATCACTACGCCAACGTAGTTAATGTAGAATCATTTGATCTACTGTTCCCGATAGCCAACCACCGGGTAGGACCATATGTACCAAGTAAAGGACCATTTTCCAAATCGCTTACTCCGTATGCCGATTGGATGCTGATCATGTTCCATCTTTGGTTTAATGACAAATCGGAATCAAGGCCGCACATCCGGTTGTTTGACATGCTGATCAAACAGGTGCTGGGTGCATCGGCATCTTTAGATTCCATTGGCAATAAAGATAACGGCCTGCTGGTAATAGAAACAGATGGAGGTATTGAACCATCAGACGTACTGAAAAGCTGCGGCAACGCCATCACTAAACAAGGACTTAACGTAAAAACCAATGCGCTTGACGATGCCCTTGATAAAAAACTGGTAGCCACCTATGTACACAACGGGCAATACCTGAGCGAAACTTGCAAAAGATGCCCCATTGTAGAAATGTGCGGCGGCGGTTACATGCCACACCGTTACAGCCCGGATAATGGCTTTGATAATCCATCTGTTTACTGCAAAGACCTGATCAAACTGATATCAGAGATCCAATCAACCGTGGTTGACAATCTGCCGAAAGAGATACTAGATCTGTATCCGCTTGGAAAACTGAACTATACCGAAATCATCAACGAAATATATGCCCAAAGCTATGCAAGCTAA
- a CDS encoding radical SAM protein codes for MPKAMQAKSFSFVVKIASRCNLNCTYCYMYNMGDDSYLMQPKKMSDLTIQKLAQRIDSFSKKHEMQAISIILHGGEPLLAGKAFFRRFLDIFRQNIADHVKIVYVVQTNALLIDEEWMQLFEELDIKLGISLDGDKETNDKYRIDHKGKGSYDRVIEKYQLARDSEFSKKAPAVLTVINIDSDPKELYYHHKSIGIESFDILLPDSNWDKLPPAPSPGTRFYGSPTAYGDWLIALFDEWYNDSNQNKRPKIRKFTQIVQMVLGHKVSADDLGAGDNQVMVIETDGAYEAGDSLKICGPSFTKANTNVHNHEIDEGLNTDLANLYFKSHNSLCRECSSCKIRSICGAGYLPHRYSTSNSFNNTSVYCMDLTRLISHIQNRIVDTLSADMEEDIQIKKFDYLEIFNDRQPKDLVTISI; via the coding sequence ATGCCCAAAGCTATGCAAGCTAAATCATTTTCTTTTGTTGTTAAAATAGCCAGCCGCTGTAACCTTAATTGTACCTATTGCTATATGTATAATATGGGCGACGACAGCTATTTGATGCAGCCTAAAAAAATGAGCGATCTTACCATCCAAAAGCTTGCCCAGCGGATCGACTCATTTTCAAAAAAGCACGAGATGCAGGCTATTTCCATCATTTTGCATGGTGGCGAGCCTTTACTGGCCGGTAAAGCTTTTTTCCGCCGCTTCCTGGATATCTTCCGGCAAAACATTGCTGATCATGTAAAGATCGTTTATGTGGTGCAAACCAATGCCCTGCTTATTGATGAAGAGTGGATGCAGCTGTTTGAAGAGCTGGATATTAAATTGGGTATCAGCCTGGATGGGGATAAAGAAACTAATGATAAATATCGCATCGATCATAAAGGCAAAGGGTCATATGACCGGGTAATTGAAAAATACCAGCTGGCCCGTGATTCTGAATTCAGCAAAAAAGCTCCGGCGGTATTAACGGTGATCAACATTGATTCAGATCCTAAGGAATTATATTATCATCACAAATCGATCGGCATTGAATCATTTGACATATTATTACCCGACTCTAACTGGGATAAACTGCCGCCGGCACCTTCGCCAGGTACCCGGTTTTACGGATCGCCAACCGCTTACGGCGATTGGCTCATTGCCTTGTTTGATGAATGGTATAATGATTCCAACCAAAACAAACGGCCAAAAATCCGGAAGTTTACCCAGATAGTGCAAATGGTATTGGGCCATAAAGTTTCAGCAGATGACCTTGGCGCCGGTGATAATCAGGTAATGGTGATTGAAACAGATGGTGCATACGAAGCTGGCGACTCGTTAAAAATTTGCGGCCCCTCTTTTACTAAAGCCAATACCAATGTACATAATCACGAAATTGATGAAGGCCTGAACACCGATCTGGCTAACCTTTATTTCAAGAGCCATAATAGTTTATGCCGCGAGTGTTCGTCCTGTAAAATACGGAGCATCTGCGGCGCCGGTTATTTGCCGCACCGGTACAGCACATCCAATTCATTCAATAATACTTCGGTTTATTGTATGGACCTTACCAGGCTCATCAGCCATATCCAAAACAGGATCGTAGATACATTGTCGGCCGATATGGAAGAAGATATTCAAATCAAAAAATTTGATTACCTGGAAATATTTAACGACAGGCAGCCCAAGGATTTAGTAACAATTAGTATTTGA
- a CDS encoding MDR/zinc-dependent alcohol dehydrogenase-like family protein — protein sequence MKQLAVVHPEFEVANPASKFAVNFFGEPVNFVLDDCFPEKENIVLGDHEVLVRKKGFSLNYRDLNFIMKASRHFISDNCKTAYLPIGSEFVGEVEQTGRLVTGLQKGDRVIPNWNYEEIRLLKKRKPGLAAGVASNSTSKEKEILHYRKLYKIPETFPLEVAAGFSIGAQTGMSMLRKAKLNSKSTLLVTGGSSNTSLFVLKMLPNFKYKHVYVLTSSAEKAQQLEKLNIKNATILVNNKSKDEDIDLSIVKILNNNIDAIIDPFCNIYLKKLYYLLKFNGRYVTCGIENNTLYNTPGIDTETMQLPENLLVHFIMNNISFTGNCLGTTRDLGKAVDLYLNDKLSLSNYQSLSYKNGSEFLEMSYNDANRLGKVVCMYE from the coding sequence ATGAAACAATTAGCGGTAGTACATCCCGAATTTGAAGTGGCAAACCCGGCCAGTAAATTCGCGGTGAATTTTTTTGGGGAGCCTGTAAATTTTGTTCTGGATGATTGTTTTCCGGAGAAAGAGAATATTGTACTGGGCGACCATGAAGTTTTGGTCAGGAAAAAAGGTTTTTCGCTCAACTACCGCGACCTCAATTTTATCATGAAGGCTTCGCGGCATTTTATCAGCGACAATTGCAAAACGGCCTATCTGCCCATCGGGTCTGAATTTGTGGGAGAGGTGGAACAAACCGGCCGCCTGGTTACCGGTCTGCAAAAAGGCGACCGCGTAATACCTAATTGGAATTACGAGGAGATACGCCTGCTTAAAAAGCGCAAACCAGGTCTAGCTGCCGGAGTAGCCAGCAACTCTACTTCAAAAGAAAAAGAAATACTGCATTACCGCAAGCTTTATAAAATACCCGAAACCTTTCCGTTGGAGGTTGCCGCAGGATTTTCTATCGGTGCGCAAACCGGCATGAGCATGCTGCGTAAGGCAAAGCTCAACAGTAAATCAACCCTGTTGGTTACGGGTGGCTCGTCAAACACTTCGTTGTTTGTATTAAAAATGCTGCCCAATTTTAAGTATAAGCATGTTTATGTGCTCACCTCTTCTGCAGAAAAGGCGCAACAACTGGAAAAACTAAACATTAAAAATGCCACTATACTGGTGAATAACAAATCAAAGGATGAGGACATCGACCTATCGATCGTAAAGATCCTGAATAATAACATTGATGCCATTATTGATCCGTTCTGTAATATATATCTTAAAAAATTGTACTATCTGCTCAAGTTCAACGGCAGGTATGTGACCTGCGGAATTGAGAATAATACTTTATACAACACACCCGGCATAGATACCGAGACTATGCAATTACCCGAAAACCTATTAGTTCACTTTATCATGAACAACATCAGCTTTACCGGTAACTGCTTGGGTACAACCCGCGATCTGGGCAAAGCCGTCGATCTTTATCTTAATGATAAGCTGAGTTTAAGTAATTACCAAAGCCTGTCCTACAAAAATGGCTCTGAGTTTTTAGAGATGTCATATAATGATGCCAACAGATTAGGTAAGGTAGTATGTATGTACGAGTAA
- a CDS encoding lantibiotic dehydratase, which yields MEEFRIAEANGQEESFLINLLNHHHFRDGILLASPTVYHELRKLENGELNAKKKEKLLKTLYKYFVRCCIRPLPFGLFAGYAAGTITAEATSLAIDQEKNLRQLRLAGTPVKILIKLVADFLIRNGHEQIADAEKPHHPLIFNYYQLQGFEEDVKDEYSLGNLQKQLFAVFLKSEDPLIELADLISRHPDNEQLTEFIKDIRAQLHSDKPLIQIHEHISALFNPYDADASSSEYLQADLFVKNAVGLNIPNKVTSALLTEVEELNALGPAYINDDLLHFVTEFTHHYGDAQIPLLTALDQQSGIIYPSSNAESCTFNGHISPLSAQEITGGRTDVLKSLRLKKFAEAMINNQKEVEITADDINRFKSHQSAAVKNFYLQGNLIAASSDELDRESFQFFIKKQSAPSALALVSKSAYGLPGLRNQLSDFISQEDVLSGDSILAEIVFIPGDVIDNSIYRPILRRFTIDLQSGALGQSEENIHLTDLFISVKNQEIILHSKKLNKRIIPILTCNHNFYKGPAVYRFLSELQYQNPKQVFAWYWEHLASESFLPRITYKHLVLSKAQWHISQQEINAVTERLAEPVEALKELQRRLKFPQLFTIANDDKEMLIDIRSAFSCTLFLEAVTENGITIIEYLGNPASTLFKNKGDSFHHEMIIPVLDNRKASAIYNEITTQQYPEPDENLPEQNEWIYYKIYGRPIVLHQAMETLYQLLNLMTDEGIISQWFFIRYDDPYYHLRLRIKMASYAMAKYTNVIAELKNALKSQIENHHIWSLEPDTYIPEVERYGSATMEYCEQLFYHDSCAAMQLFKSGVTIPDSWLVGILNVETLMNDFDLDIAGKIELLYQMEIDFFNRAGGSKQLQVSFDTLYRAHKQSIETMINGENEAYWVFKEIFKTRTEQNKLTLSALQHTCKEYPYNCKTPSQIINSVIHMALNRFFLTQQNRNELLIYGLLRRYYVSLICKIRYEVKQLANHIGA from the coding sequence ATGGAGGAGTTTCGCATTGCCGAAGCAAATGGACAGGAGGAAAGTTTTCTCATAAACCTGCTCAATCATCATCATTTCAGAGATGGTATTTTGCTGGCATCACCTACTGTTTACCACGAACTACGGAAGTTGGAAAACGGTGAGCTAAATGCTAAAAAAAAAGAGAAGTTATTAAAAACCCTTTATAAATACTTTGTCAGATGTTGTATCCGCCCGCTGCCTTTCGGGCTGTTTGCAGGCTATGCGGCAGGCACTATAACTGCAGAGGCAACCAGCCTGGCTATCGATCAGGAGAAAAATTTAAGGCAACTGCGATTAGCGGGCACGCCGGTTAAAATACTGATAAAACTGGTTGCAGATTTCCTGATCAGGAATGGACATGAACAAATAGCAGACGCCGAAAAACCGCATCATCCATTAATATTTAACTATTATCAATTACAGGGTTTTGAAGAGGATGTAAAGGATGAATACTCCCTTGGTAATTTACAAAAGCAGCTATTTGCCGTATTCTTAAAATCTGAAGATCCACTTATTGAACTGGCCGATTTGATTAGCCGGCATCCGGATAACGAACAATTAACTGAATTTATTAAAGATATCCGCGCCCAATTGCACTCGGATAAGCCTCTGATCCAAATACATGAACATATCTCTGCCCTGTTTAATCCTTATGATGCGGATGCCTCATCATCAGAATACCTGCAAGCCGATCTGTTTGTAAAAAATGCCGTTGGTTTAAATATCCCCAACAAGGTAACATCCGCGCTGCTAACCGAAGTTGAAGAGTTAAATGCTTTGGGACCTGCTTACATTAATGATGATCTGCTTCATTTCGTAACAGAATTCACACACCATTATGGCGATGCTCAAATCCCTTTATTAACAGCGCTTGATCAGCAAAGCGGCATTATTTACCCATCTTCCAACGCTGAAAGCTGTACCTTCAACGGTCATATTTCTCCCTTGTCCGCGCAAGAAATTACGGGGGGCAGAACGGATGTTTTAAAAAGCTTACGACTTAAAAAGTTTGCGGAGGCAATGATCAACAACCAAAAAGAGGTTGAAATTACCGCTGATGATATTAACCGTTTTAAAAGCCACCAGTCGGCCGCGGTTAAAAACTTTTATTTGCAGGGCAACCTTATTGCTGCTTCATCAGATGAACTTGACCGGGAATCATTTCAATTCTTTATCAAAAAACAATCAGCACCATCTGCCTTAGCCTTAGTAAGTAAGTCGGCCTATGGTTTGCCGGGGCTACGCAATCAATTATCCGATTTTATCAGCCAGGAAGATGTATTAAGCGGAGATTCCATTTTAGCCGAAATAGTTTTTATCCCCGGCGATGTTATCGACAATTCTATTTACCGGCCAATCCTCCGGCGGTTTACTATTGATCTTCAATCAGGTGCCTTGGGGCAATCCGAAGAAAATATACATTTAACTGATCTGTTTATCTCGGTTAAAAACCAGGAGATCATTTTACATTCCAAAAAGTTAAATAAAAGGATCATTCCTATACTCACTTGTAATCATAATTTTTATAAAGGTCCGGCGGTATACCGTTTTTTAAGCGAGCTGCAATATCAAAACCCTAAACAGGTATTCGCCTGGTATTGGGAGCATCTGGCAAGCGAGTCTTTTCTTCCCCGCATCACCTACAAACACCTGGTACTTTCCAAGGCCCAATGGCATATCAGTCAACAAGAAATTAACGCTGTAACCGAACGGCTTGCAGAGCCTGTTGAGGCTTTGAAGGAATTACAGCGCCGGCTAAAATTCCCGCAGCTATTTACTATAGCGAATGATGATAAAGAAATGCTGATCGATATCCGGTCGGCATTTTCCTGTACCCTTTTCCTGGAAGCCGTAACCGAAAATGGCATTACCATTATAGAGTATCTTGGCAATCCGGCGTCAACCTTATTTAAAAACAAGGGCGATAGTTTTCACCACGAAATGATCATCCCTGTTTTGGATAACCGAAAAGCTTCGGCCATATACAATGAGATAACAACACAGCAGTATCCGGAACCGGACGAAAACCTCCCGGAGCAAAATGAGTGGATATATTATAAAATTTATGGCCGCCCAATAGTTCTTCACCAAGCTATGGAAACCCTTTATCAGCTATTAAACCTGATGACCGATGAAGGCATCATTTCGCAGTGGTTCTTTATCCGATATGATGATCCGTATTATCACCTGCGGTTAAGGATAAAAATGGCTTCGTACGCCATGGCTAAATATACCAATGTTATTGCTGAATTGAAAAACGCGTTAAAGAGCCAGATAGAAAACCACCATATCTGGTCTTTAGAGCCCGATACCTACATTCCCGAGGTTGAACGCTATGGCTCCGCGACCATGGAATACTGCGAGCAATTATTTTATCACGACAGCTGCGCCGCTATGCAATTGTTTAAAAGCGGTGTTACCATACCGGATAGCTGGCTGGTTGGTATACTTAACGTTGAAACCTTGATGAATGATTTTGATTTGGATATTGCCGGTAAAATTGAGCTGTTGTATCAAATGGAGATTGATTTTTTTAACCGGGCAGGCGGTTCCAAACAACTCCAGGTATCTTTTGATACACTATACCGGGCGCATAAACAAAGTATTGAAACCATGATCAATGGTGAAAATGAAGCGTATTGGGTATTTAAAGAAATATTTAAAACCCGCACCGAGCAAAATAAACTGACCCTCTCTGCCCTTCAACATACCTGTAAAGAATATCCTTACAATTGTAAAACACCTTCGCAAATTATCAACAGCGTTATTCACATGGCACTTAATCGTTTCTTTTTGACTCAGCAAAACAGGAATGAGTTGTTGATATATGGATTGTTACGCAGATACTATGTTTCCCTTATCTGCAAAATTCGTTATGAGGTAAAACAGTTGGCTAATCACATCGGAGCATAA
- a CDS encoding dienelactone hydrolase family protein produces the protein MPVTPQEYSFKEYVIQQDQETIRFYIHTPGFSPEKSTFLFLQGSGAVPLCMENDQGHRLTFSLHTRPEIVQNFNFVIISKAGFTFSRHQDAAAPAEYHQKTSLAYRVFQADTVLRYLQSNQVINSKHILVCGHSEGSDVAAKLATINKDISHLGFLSGGGASQFLEYFLYTRKRITRGEVPFREGQQEIETLTRQFEEIMQSPTSTIKFWQGHTYLRWATFAEPALRNLLQLNIPVFMAMGSQDPVVHPETFDLIISEFLFNKKQNLYHQIYEGADHGFKEKSDTGPGIDHIPPLITDMVNWFHQTLIA, from the coding sequence ATGCCAGTAACGCCGCAGGAGTACAGCTTTAAGGAATATGTGATTCAACAGGACCAGGAAACCATCCGGTTCTACATCCATACGCCCGGATTTTCTCCAGAAAAAAGCACATTTCTCTTCCTGCAAGGCTCTGGCGCTGTACCCTTGTGTATGGAAAATGATCAGGGGCACCGGTTAACTTTTTCGCTTCATACCAGGCCCGAGATTGTCCAAAACTTTAATTTCGTTATCATTTCAAAGGCGGGTTTTACTTTCAGCCGCCACCAGGATGCAGCCGCACCTGCTGAGTATCATCAAAAAACCAGTCTGGCTTACCGGGTGTTTCAAGCCGATACGGTATTGCGCTATCTACAATCAAACCAAGTAATCAACAGTAAGCATATCCTGGTATGCGGCCACTCCGAAGGATCGGATGTTGCAGCTAAGCTAGCTACTATCAATAAAGATATCAGTCATCTTGGATTTTTAAGCGGAGGCGGGGCATCGCAATTCCTGGAATATTTTCTTTATACCCGCAAGCGTATTACACGCGGAGAAGTTCCGTTCAGGGAAGGGCAACAGGAGATCGAAACACTCACCAGGCAATTTGAAGAGATTATGCAAAGCCCAACCTCAACCATCAAATTCTGGCAGGGGCATACCTACCTGCGCTGGGCCACCTTTGCCGAGCCTGCGCTAAGAAACCTCCTGCAACTTAACATACCTGTTTTTATGGCTATGGGTTCCCAGGACCCAGTGGTACATCCCGAAACTTTCGACCTCATCATCAGCGAATTTTTGTTCAACAAAAAACAAAACCTCTATCATCAAATTTACGAGGGTGCCGATCATGGATTTAAGGAGAAAAGTGATACCGGCCCCGGTATTGATCATATACCTCCATTAATAACCGACATGGTTAACTGGTTCCATCAAACTTTAATAGCCTAA